The Kiritimatiellia bacterium DNA segment AGTGGGTGTCCACGATGATGCCCTGGCCACCGAACGCGGTGGCGACGATGAGGTTGGCGGTTTTCCGGCCGATGCCCGGTAGTTGCACGAGCGTGTCAAAGTCCGACGGCAGCTGGCCGCCGTAGCGCTCGACGACCACTTTCGCGAGTTCGCGGATGTTGCGCGCTTTGTTGCGGAAGAATCCGGTTGGGCGGATTTCCGCTTCCAGCTGTTCCTGAGAGAGCGCCGCCCAGTCGGCCGGCGTTGGATGGGCACGGAAGAGCGTGGGCGTGAGCCGGTTCACACGTTCGTCGGTGCACTGCGCCGAGAGAATCGCCGCCACCGCCAGTTCGAACGGCGTGCGCCAGTGGCGAAGCTCGCAGCCGGCATCCGGATAGGCCGCCTTCAGTCGCGCGAGCACTTTTGCGGCGCGTTGGGGCTCCGCGGTGGTGGAGGGTTTCATCGTGCTCAGCGCCGGCGGCCGCCTCCACCGCCGCCGTGGTGGCCGCCGCCCGAGGGCGGACGGCCGCCGTGGGGCGCGCCGCTGCTGCGGTGTGGTGGCGGGGGAGGCGGCGGACGCGGCGGTGGGGAGGAGGAGGCCGCACCGGTGGTCGTGCCGTCGCGCTCTGCGAGCGCGGCGCGTCGGCTCAGCCGGATCTTGCCGTTTTCGTCCACGTGGATGCACTTCACCCACATCAGATCGCCGACCTTGCAGACGTCCTCCACGTTGGCGACACGAAAATTCGCCAGCTCGCTCACGTGCACCAGGCCCTCCAAGCCCGGCAGGATTTCGACGAACGCACCGAACTCCTTGATGCCGGTGACGCGGCCCTGGTACGTCTTGCCGACCTCCGCTTCCGCTGTGAGCAGGCCGATCTCCCGCTTCGCGGCCTCCATGCCCTCCGCTCGGACGCTGTAGATGCGGACGGTGCCGTCGTCTTCCACGTCAATCTCGACCTTGTAGGTCTCGGTGATCCGCCGGATAGTTTTGCCCCCCGGTCCGATCAGCGCACCGATCTTGTCCACGGGGATCTTCATCACCTCAACGCGCGGCGCGTAGGGGGAGAGCTCCGGCCGCGGCGCCGCGATCGTACGGGTGATGTGGTCCAGAATCTGCAGTCGCGCAACGCGGGCCTTTTCGAGGGCCTGCTCCACGATCTCCCAGTCCAGCCCGCGCAGCTTCAGGTCCACCTGAAAACCGGTGATGCCGTCGCGGGTACCCGCGATCTTGAAATCCATGTCCCCGCAGTGGTCTTCCGCCCCAATGATGTCGGTGACCAGCACTGGAGGGTGGCCGTCTGCGGTGAACAGGCCGATCGAGATGCCGGCGACCGGTTTGGCCAGCGGCACGCCGGCGTCCATCAGTGCGAGCGTGCCCGCGCAGACGCTCGCCATTGAGGACGAGCCGTTGGAGCCCATGATCTCCGCGACCACGCGCACGGTGTAGGGATAGTCCGCCGGCATCATCGGACGGATGGAGCGCTCTGCGAGCGCGCCGTGGCCGATCTCGCGGCGGTTCGTGCCGCCCAGCCGTCCCACTTCGCCGACGGAGTAGGGCGGGAAGTTGTAGTGGAGCAGGAAGCGCTTTTCCTCGGGGCCGCCCGCGATCGCGTCGAGATCCTGTGCGTCCTCGTGGGTGCCCAGCGTCACGGTGGCCAGCGCCTGCGTTTCGCCGCGGGTGAACAGCGCGGAACCGTGGGTGCGTGGCAACACGCCCACGCGGCATTCGATGGGCCGCAGTTCGTCGAAGCCCCGTCCGCCGATGCGGCGGCCGCGCTCGAGCACCTGCCGCCGAACCGCGTCGATCTCGAGTGCGTCCAGCAGCTGTTTCACCTGGCCGGGTGTGAGGTCGGGCCGTGTTTCGGCGAGCCGCGCGCGCACGCCTTCGAGGATCTCGCTGATCCGCTGCTGCCGCTCGAGCTTGCCCGCGATTTCGAGCGCCTCCGCGAGCGGAGCGGCCGCCCACTCGCGCGCGAGCGCGAGCAGCTCCGGGGAGACCGCGGGCTCGTCGGCGATCGTCCGCTCGGGCAAACCGAGCTGCCGGCGCAGCTCCAGCTGCGCGTCGCAGATCTTCACGACCTCCGCGTGGGCAAACTTCATCGCGGCGAGGAAGTCCGCTTCCGAAACCTCGCGGGCGGATCCCTCCATCATGATGAACTTCTCTCGGGTGCCGGCGTAGATCAGATCGAGGTCGCTGGAGGGCAGCACCGAGTGGCCGGGGTTGATCACCCACTGCCCGTTGACGCGCCCGATCCGGACCGCGCCGATCGGGCCGAGGAACGGAATTTCGGAGATCATCAGCGCGGCGCTGGCCGCGACGATGCTCAGCACGTCGGACTCGTTTTCGCCGTCCGCGCACAGCAGCGCGTTGTTCACCTGTACGTCGTTGCGGTAGGACTTCGGGAACAGCGGCCGCAGCGGCCGGTCGGTCATGCGCGCGACGAGGATTTCGCGCTCGGTCGGCCGAGACTCGCGCTTGAAGTAGCCGCCGGGCATGCGGCCAGCCGCGTAGAATTTTTCTCGGTACTCGACCTGGAGCGGGAGGTAGTCAATGTCCTCGCGCGGGGTCTTCGTGCAGGTGACCGCCGAGAACACGACGGTGTCGCCGAGGCGGGCGGTCACCGCACCTGCCGCCTGTTGCGCGAGCGTACCCGTTTCGAGGATGAGTGTGCCCGTCCCGACGGGGATCTGGACCGTATGCGACTGATTCATGGCTGTGCGAGATCCGAGGGTGATCTCATGCGCGAGCTTCTGACGGCCTCCCCGACCGTCTCCGGTCCGACCCGGACGGCCCCCGCCCGGTGATGCGGGACCGCCCCGGCGGGGCGGCGCCCGTCTGCGCTCAATGCCGCAGACCGAGTTTTTCGACCACCCGACGGTACCGTTCGTGGTCCGTTCGCTTCAGATAGTCCAGCAGGCGGCGTCGCTTGCTGACCATCAGAATAAGACCCCGGCGGGAGGCGTGATCCTTGCGGAACCGCTTCAGATGTTCCGTCAGCGAGGTGATCCGATTCGTCAGCAGTGCGATCTGCACTTCCGACGAGCCGGTATCCTTCTCGTGACGCTGGAACTCCCGTGGGATCTTGCTGGTGGCCGCGCTGTGCATGAAGCAACCTTCGTCTCTCTCTGTTCCTCTGTTGTTGTTTTGCTCGGCGGAGACGGTACAAAACGCCGCTGCCGAACGCAAGCCCGACGGACGGCGGCGCCGCGGTGCTCAGCGTGGGCGT contains these protein-coding regions:
- the rpsO gene encoding 30S ribosomal protein S15, encoding MHSAATSKIPREFQRHEKDTGSSEVQIALLTNRITSLTEHLKRFRKDHASRRGLILMVSKRRRLLDYLKRTDHERYRRVVEKLGLRH
- a CDS encoding polyribonucleotide nucleotidyltransferase; amino-acid sequence: MNQSHTVQIPVGTGTLILETGTLAQQAAGAVTARLGDTVVFSAVTCTKTPREDIDYLPLQVEYREKFYAAGRMPGGYFKRESRPTEREILVARMTDRPLRPLFPKSYRNDVQVNNALLCADGENESDVLSIVAASAALMISEIPFLGPIGAVRIGRVNGQWVINPGHSVLPSSDLDLIYAGTREKFIMMEGSAREVSEADFLAAMKFAHAEVVKICDAQLELRRQLGLPERTIADEPAVSPELLALAREWAAAPLAEALEIAGKLERQQRISEILEGVRARLAETRPDLTPGQVKQLLDALEIDAVRRQVLERGRRIGGRGFDELRPIECRVGVLPRTHGSALFTRGETQALATVTLGTHEDAQDLDAIAGGPEEKRFLLHYNFPPYSVGEVGRLGGTNRREIGHGALAERSIRPMMPADYPYTVRVVAEIMGSNGSSSMASVCAGTLALMDAGVPLAKPVAGISIGLFTADGHPPVLVTDIIGAEDHCGDMDFKIAGTRDGITGFQVDLKLRGLDWEIVEQALEKARVARLQILDHITRTIAAPRPELSPYAPRVEVMKIPVDKIGALIGPGGKTIRRITETYKVEIDVEDDGTVRIYSVRAEGMEAAKREIGLLTAEAEVGKTYQGRVTGIKEFGAFVEILPGLEGLVHVSELANFRVANVEDVCKVGDLMWVKCIHVDENGKIRLSRRAALAERDGTTTGAASSSPPPRPPPPPPPHRSSGAPHGGRPPSGGGHHGGGGGGRRR
- the nth gene encoding endonuclease III; its protein translation is MKPSTTAEPQRAAKVLARLKAAYPDAGCELRHWRTPFELAVAAILSAQCTDERVNRLTPTLFRAHPTPADWAALSQEQLEAEIRPTGFFRNKARNIRELAKVVVERYGGQLPSDFDTLVQLPGIGRKTANLIVATAFGGQGIIVDTHCARVSRRLGFVDDDDPVRIEFRLRELIPPTEWSVFSHCMVIHGRRCCTARRPACERCPVADLCPSAQTVARRRGR